A genome region from Nitrospira sp. includes the following:
- a CDS encoding Stp1/IreP family PP2C-type Ser/Thr phosphatase, which produces MWEWTAFGETDRGLVRHTNQDTFLVDNRHRLWAVADGMGGHAGGDVASQLVMDSLAELAPTLAENASDINVDDTTHATARLETMAQQAQTSVLTHAEHHPALRGMGTTLVLAHLLPQPTPRLLVLNIGDSRAYLVRAGIIRQLTQDHTLIEEHVRSGRLTPEQAARHPNRHVLTRAMGLASHLESDLFVVDLLNGDLLLLCSDGLTKMLTDEHILQTVRPHQQNPARVTRTLIEATLDAGGIDNVTVVACTITEIPNEANID; this is translated from the coding sequence ATGTGGGAATGGACGGCATTCGGAGAAACGGACCGCGGGTTGGTCCGTCACACAAATCAAGACACGTTTCTCGTCGACAATCGGCATCGGCTATGGGCCGTGGCCGACGGGATGGGAGGCCATGCCGGCGGAGACGTTGCGAGTCAACTGGTGATGGACTCGCTGGCTGAATTGGCGCCGACGCTCGCAGAGAATGCCTCGGACATCAATGTCGACGACACCACGCACGCGACGGCTCGTCTTGAGACCATGGCACAGCAGGCGCAGACCTCCGTACTGACCCATGCGGAGCACCACCCGGCATTACGCGGCATGGGAACGACCCTTGTCCTGGCCCATCTTCTGCCGCAGCCGACGCCCCGTCTCCTCGTACTCAACATCGGCGACAGCCGCGCCTACCTGGTGAGAGCCGGCATCATCAGACAGTTGACGCAAGACCATACTCTGATTGAAGAGCACGTCCGTAGCGGGCGTCTGACGCCTGAGCAGGCGGCACGCCACCCGAACCGCCATGTGCTCACCCGCGCCATGGGGCTTGCCTCCCACCTGGAAAGCGACCTGTTCGTTGTCGATCTTCTCAACGGAGACCTTCTGCTCCTCTGCTCAGACGGCCTCACCAAAATGTTGACCGACGAACACATTTTGCAAACCGTCAGGCCTCATCAACAGAATCCAGCGCGCGTCACCCGTACCCTCATCGAGGCAACGCTTGATGCGGGAGGAATCGATAACGTGACGGTGGTGGCCTGCACCATTACTGAGATACCCAATGAGGCAAATATCGATTGA
- a CDS encoding ribonuclease H-like domain-containing protein: protein MLTSTFVHLKGIGPSTERRLWEGGIADWAAFRREPHIPGISPSRKTLYDDDLASAQEQLDRRNASYFADCLPTRDHWRLFRTFGPRALYLDIETTGLSAHEGQVTIVGLYRQGRMRTLVGGQDLTRGAIQEEIDQADLLITFFGSVFDIPYLQTCFSGLQVPIPHFDLCFAARRVGLQGGLKHIERELDIARESDLLTLDGMEAVRLWHHYQAGDEAALDQLIRYNAADTRNLEPLAEWLYDRLTMRYGPQSLLPIG from the coding sequence ATGTTGACCTCGACATTCGTCCACCTGAAGGGCATCGGCCCATCCACGGAGCGGCGGCTCTGGGAGGGTGGCATCGCTGATTGGGCGGCCTTTCGCCGTGAGCCACATATCCCCGGCATCTCCCCCTCGCGCAAAACTCTGTACGATGACGACCTCGCCTCGGCGCAGGAACAGCTTGACCGCCGCAATGCCTCCTATTTTGCCGACTGCCTGCCGACCCGCGACCACTGGCGACTGTTCCGCACCTTCGGTCCGCGGGCGCTCTATCTGGACATCGAAACGACCGGACTGTCCGCGCACGAGGGGCAGGTGACGATCGTCGGCCTCTATCGCCAAGGTCGCATGCGTACTCTGGTCGGCGGACAGGACCTGACACGTGGCGCGATTCAAGAAGAAATAGACCAAGCCGACTTGCTCATCACGTTTTTCGGCAGCGTCTTTGATATCCCGTATCTCCAAACCTGTTTCAGTGGCTTGCAGGTGCCCATTCCCCACTTCGATCTCTGTTTCGCCGCGAGACGCGTGGGCCTGCAGGGAGGCCTTAAACACATCGAGCGCGAGTTGGACATCGCGCGAGAATCCGATCTGTTGACACTCGACGGAATGGAGGCCGTTCGGTTATGGCACCACTATCAAGCAGGCGACGAGGCGGCGCTGGATCAGCTCATTCGGTATAATGCCGCCGATACCAGAAACCTCGAGCCGCTGGCTGAGTGGCTGTACGACCGGCTCACGATGCGCTACGGTCCCCAGTCGCTCCTACCGATCGGATAA
- a CDS encoding cyclophilin-like fold protein — protein sequence MTTNGSAKRIRIKVGGIQLEAELKGTRTAEELYRALPAEGPLNVWGEEFYFKIPGVKDHRETATTQVKVGDVAFWGAGQVLAIFFGRTPMSMGADPVPADRVNVVGRVVGDAATLRQAMTASTIRVERIEQAPSVG from the coding sequence ATGACCACGAACGGATCGGCGAAGCGTATTCGAATCAAGGTCGGCGGGATACAGTTGGAGGCAGAGTTGAAAGGCACGCGGACGGCCGAAGAACTCTACCGGGCGCTGCCCGCTGAAGGCCCATTGAATGTCTGGGGCGAAGAGTTCTATTTTAAGATTCCCGGTGTGAAGGACCATCGTGAAACGGCGACGACGCAAGTCAAAGTCGGCGACGTGGCCTTCTGGGGCGCCGGCCAGGTGTTGGCGATTTTCTTCGGTCGCACGCCGATGAGCATGGGCGCGGATCCCGTGCCTGCCGATCGGGTCAATGTGGTCGGTCGTGTGGTGGGGGATGCGGCGACGTTACGGCAGGCGATGACTGCGAGCACGATCCGCGTCGAACGGATTGAACAGGCGCCGTCGGTTGGGTAA
- a CDS encoding DUF507 family protein has protein sequence MRLAKERVHHMAESVIARLHELGYLEVTGDRKALRDSLEQTMTEELGVEDRLNAEVRRMMQPYERQIEQGQVDYQKMFTMIKQKLVRERGIIL, from the coding sequence ATGAGGCTGGCAAAAGAGCGGGTCCATCACATGGCCGAATCAGTCATCGCTCGGCTTCACGAATTGGGCTACCTGGAAGTGACCGGGGATCGGAAGGCGTTGCGGGATTCGTTGGAACAGACGATGACGGAAGAACTCGGAGTCGAAGATCGTCTCAATGCCGAAGTACGCCGGATGATGCAGCCGTACGAGCGACAGATCGAGCAGGGACAGGTCGATTACCAGAAGATGTTCACGATGATCAAGCAGAAGCTGGTGCGCGAACGCGGCATTATTTTATAG
- a CDS encoding DUF507 family protein: MISDDKASHLAHLALGALKKSSHCRFTEDDGKVLREIKRVVAAELVLEAEVDKKVRTKLASYSRHIVEGSQEWDVMYRKTAEEEQKKRAKP, encoded by the coding sequence GTGATCAGCGACGATAAAGCCAGCCATCTTGCCCACCTTGCCCTCGGTGCCCTGAAGAAGAGTTCGCACTGCCGGTTTACTGAAGATGATGGGAAAGTGCTGCGCGAGATCAAGCGGGTAGTGGCCGCAGAATTAGTGTTGGAAGCGGAGGTCGATAAGAAAGTCCGGACCAAGCTGGCCTCCTACTCCCGACACATCGTGGAGGGGAGTCAGGAATGGGACGTGATGTATCGGAAAACTGCTGAAGAAGAACAAAAGAAGCGCGCCAAGCCCTAA
- a CDS encoding tetratricopeptide repeat protein, with the protein MKALWMVFCVMVVLLPACTHSKPKPLVPLTLDYGVKADAIALNNQGMQAYVAGQVAEAKGFFGQVIKAAPDSGQAHYNYALALNALGDTDQARLEFIEAANLAPGDKVIWDSPALRPFGSPQSQKGGSREHPYGTQRPMIGSGPR; encoded by the coding sequence ATGAAAGCTCTCTGGATGGTTTTCTGTGTGATGGTGGTGTTGTTGCCCGCCTGCACTCACTCCAAGCCAAAACCGTTGGTTCCCTTGACGTTGGACTATGGGGTCAAGGCGGATGCCATCGCGCTGAACAATCAGGGGATGCAAGCGTATGTGGCCGGCCAGGTGGCGGAAGCCAAGGGCTTCTTTGGGCAGGTCATCAAAGCGGCGCCGGATTCCGGACAGGCCCATTATAATTATGCGCTCGCGCTGAATGCGTTGGGGGACACGGACCAGGCCCGTCTGGAGTTTATCGAGGCGGCTAATTTGGCTCCAGGAGATAAGGTGATCTGGGATTCTCCGGCACTCCGTCCTTTCGGGAGTCCCCAATCGCAAAAAGGGGGATCCAGAGAACATCCCTATGGGACACAGCGCCCGATGATCGGCAGCGGACCGCGCTGA
- the bcp gene encoding thioredoxin-dependent thiol peroxidase, translating into MADVLEVGDKAPDFSLPDQDGSTVTLKSLKGKQVVLYFYPKDDTSGCTKEACDFRDSLAPIKKAGAVVLGVSKDGKASHQKFIAKYELPFALLSDEEVTVCTAYGVYKEKSMYGRKYMGIERSTFVIDATGRIKALFRKVKVPGHVDEVLAALKA; encoded by the coding sequence ATGGCCGACGTATTAGAGGTGGGGGACAAGGCCCCCGATTTTTCCTTGCCGGACCAGGACGGCAGCACCGTGACGCTGAAGAGCCTCAAGGGCAAGCAGGTGGTGCTCTATTTTTATCCCAAGGACGATACCTCGGGCTGCACGAAAGAGGCCTGCGACTTCCGGGATTCCCTCGCGCCGATTAAAAAGGCCGGGGCGGTGGTGTTGGGCGTCAGTAAGGATGGAAAAGCCTCGCACCAGAAGTTTATCGCAAAATACGAATTGCCCTTTGCGCTCTTGAGTGACGAAGAGGTCACGGTCTGCACTGCGTATGGCGTCTACAAAGAGAAGAGCATGTATGGCCGGAAGTATATGGGGATCGAGCGGAGCACCTTTGTGATCGACGCCACGGGGCGGATCAAGGCCTTGTTTCGGAAGGTGAAGGTGCCCGGTCATGTCGATGAAGTGCTGGCGGCGTTGAAGGCCTAG
- a CDS encoding enoyl-ACP reductase, which yields MLLEGKKGLIIGVANKHSIAWAIAQAAAREGAQMLFSYQNERLRENVEELVQTLPGASACVCDVGDDSQIAAMMKQAAEKLGRLDFLVHSLAFAPREELTGEFVNTTRQGFATALDVSAYSLVAVTRAAMPLMTDGGSVVTLTYLGSERVVPHYNVMGVAKAALEATVRYLAHDLGPKNIRVNAVSAGPIKTLAARGVSGISKMVDHHRAFAPLRRATEQGEVGDTALFLVSSLGRGITGEVIYVDGGYHILGSLASVD from the coding sequence ATGTTGTTAGAAGGGAAAAAGGGGCTGATCATCGGTGTGGCCAATAAGCATAGTATCGCCTGGGCGATTGCGCAGGCCGCGGCGCGGGAAGGCGCGCAGATGCTGTTCAGTTATCAGAATGAACGGTTGCGCGAAAACGTCGAGGAGTTAGTGCAGACCCTGCCCGGCGCGTCGGCTTGTGTCTGTGATGTCGGAGACGACAGCCAGATTGCGGCGATGATGAAGCAGGCCGCCGAAAAACTCGGACGGCTGGACTTTCTGGTGCATTCCCTGGCCTTTGCTCCGCGGGAAGAGCTCACCGGCGAATTTGTGAATACCACTCGCCAGGGATTTGCGACGGCCCTGGATGTCAGCGCCTATTCTCTCGTGGCCGTCACGCGGGCGGCGATGCCGCTGATGACGGACGGCGGATCGGTCGTGACCCTGACCTATCTTGGCAGCGAACGGGTGGTGCCGCACTACAACGTCATGGGGGTGGCCAAGGCGGCGCTTGAAGCAACGGTCCGGTATCTGGCTCACGATCTAGGGCCCAAGAACATTCGGGTGAACGCCGTCTCCGCCGGTCCGATCAAAACGCTGGCGGCGCGTGGCGTGTCCGGGATCAGCAAGATGGTCGATCACCATCGCGCGTTTGCTCCGCTGCGGCGGGCGACAGAGCAGGGCGAAGTGGGCGATACGGCGTTGTTCCTGGTGAGTTCGTTGGGCCGCGGCATCACCGGAGAGGTGATCTACGTCGATGGGGGATACCACATTCTTGGGTCGTTGGCCTCAGTCGACTAG
- a CDS encoding transporter, with amino-acid sequence MPSAESGGLGMGWWRSRVVGVALCLLGPATIGFAAEKTDPGPPPPDRNWQIGFTPSYSSGNFGTSSTSSFFYAPLSMRRLFRDGDITVIVPFVMSNSDGRTTIVGGSATRVDDGSTSGSSGSGSDDDGGCSGKGQSGSGKDRGCGLTTRVPGQKVTTVGLGDIILKGRYYVVEERDAVPLIALTARIKLPTANAQLGLGTGALDYGLGVEMSKMFGENWIGFLDAGYNIIGEADGLPFQNQHWYDVGAGYFVTRDLLASVYFEEYRAIVPGFVNARDVFFAMNYTVSSAWRLNSGVTVGVSNGAPDYAFSVGASYRF; translated from the coding sequence ATGCCGTCGGCAGAAAGTGGAGGCCTCGGGATGGGTTGGTGGCGCAGTCGAGTGGTGGGGGTCGCTCTGTGCCTCCTGGGACCCGCGACGATCGGATTCGCGGCAGAGAAGACAGATCCGGGGCCTCCGCCGCCCGATCGGAACTGGCAGATCGGATTCACGCCGAGTTATTCCAGCGGCAATTTCGGCACCAGCTCGACCAGCAGTTTTTTTTATGCGCCCTTGTCCATGCGCCGGCTCTTTAGGGATGGCGATATCACGGTCATTGTGCCGTTCGTCATGTCGAACTCCGATGGTCGGACGACGATCGTCGGTGGATCGGCCACGCGGGTGGATGACGGGTCAACAAGCGGGTCGAGCGGAAGTGGCTCCGATGACGACGGCGGATGCAGTGGCAAAGGGCAATCGGGATCAGGGAAGGACCGGGGCTGCGGTTTGACCACTCGGGTGCCGGGCCAGAAGGTGACGACGGTCGGCCTGGGCGACATCATCTTGAAAGGCCGCTATTATGTGGTGGAGGAGAGGGATGCCGTCCCGCTCATCGCGCTGACGGCCCGGATTAAGCTGCCGACCGCCAATGCGCAACTCGGGCTGGGAACCGGCGCGTTGGACTACGGGCTCGGCGTCGAAATGTCCAAGATGTTCGGGGAGAACTGGATCGGATTTCTGGATGCCGGATACAACATCATCGGCGAGGCCGACGGCCTCCCATTCCAAAATCAGCATTGGTACGATGTGGGCGCGGGATACTTCGTGACCAGGGATCTTCTGGCTAGCGTGTATTTCGAGGAGTATCGCGCCATTGTGCCGGGGTTTGTAAATGCGCGCGACGTTTTCTTTGCGATGAACTACACGGTGTCTTCCGCTTGGCGATTGAACAGCGGTGTGACTGTCGGTGTCTCCAATGGAGCTCCGGACTATGCATTTTCCGTCGGCGCCAGTTACCGCTTTTGA
- a CDS encoding sigma-70 family RNA polymerase sigma factor yields the protein MYECARQLVGVGHTTQGWRPSWHETVDMPVEPQAGGDEAKLIARSQQQDHEAFGQLVDRYAGVIVNLASRMVGNRADAEDLAQDAFLAAFKALPTFRADSKFSTWLYRIAANKCKDWLRAKHPASVDLDDHEAVVAQVVETHTPERLLSQQQVAQQLDGAIQRLPPLYREAFVLKHVEGLSYEDMQALLGVNADTLKMRVYKGRVQLSRELSEWNDLRSSLSR from the coding sequence GTGTACGAATGTGCTCGGCAGCTCGTCGGCGTGGGTCACACGACTCAGGGGTGGCGGCCGAGTTGGCATGAAACGGTGGATATGCCGGTTGAGCCACAGGCGGGAGGCGATGAGGCGAAGCTCATCGCTCGCAGTCAGCAGCAGGATCATGAGGCCTTCGGCCAACTGGTCGACCGATATGCCGGGGTGATCGTCAATCTGGCCTCTCGGATGGTGGGGAATCGCGCCGATGCGGAGGATCTGGCTCAAGATGCGTTCCTGGCGGCGTTCAAGGCCCTGCCGACGTTTCGCGCCGATTCGAAGTTTTCGACCTGGCTGTATCGAATTGCCGCGAACAAGTGTAAGGATTGGCTGCGGGCCAAACACCCGGCGTCCGTGGACCTGGATGATCACGAGGCCGTCGTGGCTCAGGTGGTCGAGACGCATACGCCGGAACGGCTGCTGTCTCAGCAGCAGGTCGCGCAACAGTTGGACGGAGCCATCCAGCGCCTTCCTCCGCTTTATCGAGAGGCGTTTGTGTTGAAGCATGTCGAAGGACTGAGTTACGAGGACATGCAGGCGTTGCTCGGCGTGAATGCCGATACCTTAAAAATGCGTGTCTATAAAGGGCGCGTCCAGTTGAGCCGTGAGTTGTCGGAGTGGAATGACCTTCGGTCGTCGCTGTCGAGGTAA
- a CDS encoding isoamylase early set domain-containing protein, with translation MDAQDLLIQRFLDQDLTPEERVQFLQQVDADPGLRREWLNLEVVVAEAGRLPRIAPSPHFRARVLAALEPDSKSILDRFVGWLTAPRTLQWNLGGAMAVASVAILAVAGLLRLVPAQIVEVPLSRPPAQMVSLEQAPAPTTYVRLVLVQPDAKSVSVAGDFNGWNPSHTRMERSDAGVWTTTIRLKPGRYQYMFVIDGKQWLADPLATEDTGDGFGSQNAVLEVGTTL, from the coding sequence ATGGATGCCCAGGATCTCTTGATTCAGCGGTTTCTCGATCAGGACCTGACGCCGGAGGAGCGCGTGCAGTTCCTGCAGCAGGTGGATGCCGATCCGGGATTACGTCGCGAGTGGCTGAACTTAGAGGTGGTGGTTGCGGAGGCCGGACGCCTCCCACGGATCGCCCCGTCGCCGCACTTTAGGGCGCGTGTGTTGGCGGCCCTTGAGCCAGACTCGAAGAGTATCCTCGACCGATTCGTGGGGTGGCTGACCGCTCCTCGGACGTTGCAATGGAATCTGGGCGGCGCGATGGCCGTGGCCTCCGTGGCGATCCTGGCCGTAGCGGGGTTGTTGCGACTGGTACCCGCGCAGATCGTGGAGGTGCCGCTCAGTCGCCCGCCGGCTCAGATGGTGTCGCTTGAGCAGGCACCGGCTCCGACTACGTATGTACGGCTGGTGTTGGTGCAGCCCGACGCCAAATCCGTCTCGGTCGCCGGGGATTTCAACGGCTGGAACCCGAGTCACACGCGTATGGAACGGTCGGACGCCGGAGTCTGGACGACGACGATTCGATTGAAGCCGGGACGGTATCAGTACATGTTCGTGATCGATGGAAAGCAATGGTTGGCCGACCCGTTGGCAACCGAAGATACGGGGGACGGGTTTGGATCACAGAACGCGGTGTTGGAGGTCGGCACGACACTCTAG
- a CDS encoding isoamylase early set domain-containing protein: protein MRILASVVGMSWLVACAVRQVPEAPTPVSGGVRFSVSVPAAKSVAVVGSFNGWSTTAHVMTRVGSNGSWSAVVPLEGGEHVFMYVVDGETWVVPPMAADFVTDGFGNTNGVVIVP from the coding sequence ATGCGAATCCTGGCGAGTGTGGTGGGCATGAGTTGGCTGGTCGCCTGTGCGGTCAGGCAGGTGCCGGAGGCTCCCACACCCGTGTCGGGCGGCGTGCGGTTTTCGGTGTCGGTGCCGGCGGCGAAGTCGGTCGCGGTCGTGGGCTCGTTCAACGGTTGGTCGACGACGGCGCACGTCATGACTCGAGTGGGGTCGAACGGATCTTGGTCGGCGGTCGTGCCTCTCGAGGGTGGCGAACATGTGTTTATGTATGTCGTCGATGGTGAGACATGGGTGGTGCCGCCGATGGCGGCGGATTTTGTGACGGACGGGTTTGGGAATACCAACGGTGTGGTGATAGTCCCATAG
- a CDS encoding RHS repeat-associated core domain-containing protein: MTNILHQFTSTSTQINKADYVYNLVGNRTSLTDRRGHQAFGYDQLDRTTSASHPLLLDSPGAADQPYTYTGRELDSETGLYYYRARYYDATTGRFLQKDSIGVLNSSNLYPYTRNNPMNLLDPLGLIETTVDAAIRNAIARGNTKELQEVIEVGGDTASPGAREAAKRAIERLTTEAEKIIVKECKGSIRSEFPEELRKKTLEEIFELAKKGDVAARKASKLLTDNRFKK, from the coding sequence GTGACCAATATTTTGCATCAATTCACGTCCACCAGCACCCAGATCAACAAGGCGGACTATGTCTACAACCTTGTCGGCAATCGCACGAGTCTGACGGACAGAAGAGGTCATCAGGCCTTCGGGTATGATCAGCTGGACCGCACGACCTCTGCGAGTCACCCGCTGCTGCTCGACTCGCCTGGTGCGGCGGACCAACCCTATACGTATACCGGGCGGGAGTTGGATTCAGAGACGGGACTGTATTACTACCGGGCGCGGTACTATGATGCGACGACGGGAAGGTTCTTGCAGAAGGATTCGATCGGGGTACTAAATAGTTCGAATCTCTATCCTTACACTCGGAATAACCCTATGAACCTCTTAGATCCACTGGGTCTAATCGAAACCACAGTCGACGCTGCGATCAGGAATGCCATTGCGAGAGGAAATACAAAAGAACTGCAGGAGGTGATTGAAGTTGGAGGGGACACGGCGTCACCCGGAGCTAGAGAAGCTGCGAAGAGGGCAATCGAAAGACTTACGACAGAAGCTGAGAAAATAATCGTCAAAGAATGCAAAGGATCAATCAGGTCAGAGTTTCCGGAGGAGCTTAGAAAGAAAACGCTCGAAGAAATATTTGAGCTTGCCAAGAAGGGTGATGTAGCCGCACGGAAAGCCAGTAAACTCTTGACTGATAATCGATTTAAGAAGTGA
- a CDS encoding glycoside hydrolase family 15 protein, whose translation MNGNGIGDYGVIGDLHTVALVGKDGSIDWCCLPRFDSPSVFGALLDRRGGYFQIAPCDDGKRQQLYLPETNVLLTRFLHRTGVGEVTDFMPIESDERGKHPARQQIVRLVSVVRGQIRFRLHCSPAFNYGRDQHRVVVRSTGAMFQSDAMTLTLRSPIPLTVIEGAVTAEFVVAAGETVAFYLEASEEAALLDMTADLPSGEALMQDTLRFWRKWLSQCQYTGRWREMVERSALILKLLTYAPTGAIVAAPTTSLPEEIGGVRNWDYRFTWIRDAAFTVHALLKLGFTMEAGRFMGWLDARYHELEPDGSLQPVYRIDGSSLGAEEILAEWEGYRNSKPVRIGNAASAQRQWDLYGALMDAVYLYNKYGSPIGYDSWLNVSRLLDFVCTHWDQPDEGIWEVRGGPRHFVYSKMMCWVALDRGIRMADKRGFPADRIKWMETRDCIYREVMRRGWNEEIGSFVQSYESSVVDASALLMSTVFFLSPTDQRMNATVNRIMEDLASDSLVFRYQYSGVASDGLPGEEGTFTLCSFWLVDALTKLGRLEEARLMFEKILSYANHLGLYTEELSVTGEPLGNFPQAFSHLGLINSAYNLDRALNSRRTSME comes from the coding sequence ATGAATGGTAATGGCATCGGAGATTATGGCGTGATCGGGGATCTGCATACCGTCGCGTTAGTGGGCAAGGATGGCTCCATCGATTGGTGTTGTTTGCCTCGTTTTGACTCCCCCAGCGTGTTTGGCGCACTCCTCGATCGACGCGGCGGGTATTTCCAAATCGCTCCGTGTGATGACGGAAAAAGACAGCAACTGTATCTTCCCGAAACCAATGTCTTACTGACCAGGTTTTTGCATCGTACCGGAGTGGGAGAAGTCACTGATTTCATGCCCATTGAATCTGACGAACGGGGAAAGCATCCCGCACGACAACAAATTGTCCGCCTCGTCTCGGTCGTACGAGGACAGATTCGCTTTCGTCTGCACTGCTCACCGGCATTCAATTACGGTCGAGACCAGCATCGGGTGGTGGTGCGTTCCACCGGAGCCATGTTTCAGTCTGACGCCATGACGCTTACGTTGAGAAGCCCGATTCCGCTCACGGTGATCGAGGGGGCGGTGACGGCGGAGTTCGTCGTCGCTGCCGGCGAGACCGTCGCGTTTTACCTTGAAGCCTCGGAGGAGGCGGCCCTGCTCGACATGACGGCTGACTTACCCTCGGGAGAAGCGCTGATGCAGGATACCCTGAGGTTTTGGCGGAAGTGGCTGTCCCAGTGCCAGTACACCGGACGATGGCGGGAAATGGTTGAGCGATCGGCGTTGATTCTCAAGCTGCTCACCTATGCTCCGACCGGCGCCATCGTGGCGGCGCCGACCACCAGCCTCCCGGAAGAAATTGGCGGCGTCCGAAACTGGGATTATCGGTTTACCTGGATCCGTGATGCGGCCTTTACCGTCCATGCCTTGCTTAAATTGGGTTTTACAATGGAAGCGGGGCGATTCATGGGATGGTTGGACGCCCGTTATCACGAGTTAGAGCCCGACGGGTCACTCCAACCGGTGTACCGCATTGATGGAAGTTCTCTCGGAGCCGAGGAGATCCTGGCCGAGTGGGAGGGGTATCGAAACTCGAAGCCGGTACGGATCGGGAATGCCGCATCAGCTCAACGGCAATGGGATCTGTACGGGGCATTGATGGACGCGGTGTATCTCTACAACAAGTATGGCTCGCCGATCGGGTATGACAGTTGGCTCAATGTGTCGCGATTGTTGGATTTTGTCTGCACCCACTGGGACCAGCCGGATGAAGGTATCTGGGAAGTACGTGGAGGCCCCCGGCACTTTGTCTACTCCAAAATGATGTGCTGGGTTGCGCTGGATCGTGGCATTCGGATGGCTGATAAGCGCGGTTTTCCGGCCGATCGAATCAAGTGGATGGAGACACGGGATTGTATCTATCGCGAGGTCATGCGCCGAGGCTGGAATGAAGAGATCGGATCGTTTGTGCAAAGTTATGAGAGTTCTGTGGTGGATGCCAGCGCATTACTGATGTCGACGGTATTTTTTCTTTCACCCACAGACCAGAGGATGAACGCGACCGTCAACCGTATTATGGAGGACTTGGCTTCGGACAGTCTGGTCTTTCGCTACCAGTACTCCGGTGTGGCCTCGGACGGGCTGCCGGGCGAGGAGGGGACGTTTACGCTCTGCTCATTTTGGCTGGTCGATGCCTTAACAAAGCTCGGCCGACTGGAGGAGGCCAGGCTGATGTTTGAGAAAATATTAAGCTATGCCAACCACCTCGGATTGTATACGGAAGAGCTGTCCGTCACTGGTGAGCCGTTGGGCAACTTTCCTCAGGCCTTTTCGCATCTTGGGTTGATTAATTCCGCCTACAACCTCGACCGGGCACTGAACAGCAGGAGAACGTCTATGGAATGA
- a CDS encoding transposase encodes MSTKTRRSYTETFKEEAVRLVRESGQPVPHVARDLGIVEHLLYR; translated from the coding sequence ATGAGCACGAAGACCCGACGATCGTATACGGAGACGTTTAAAGAAGAGGCGGTGCGCCTGGTTCGCGAATCAGGACAGCCTGTGCCCCACGTGGCAAGGGATCTGGGGATTGTCGAGCACCTGCTCTACCGCTAG